The following proteins are encoded in a genomic region of Maribacter hydrothermalis:
- a CDS encoding lipid A deacylase LpxR family protein, producing MKNYILILILLPTVLLCQKIDNLASYRDMGSAYYFRFNYDNDFFAASDKNYTQGYSFEYANNGLKKNPVNHIFFKPKANNFTYGLALEHIGFTPSNFVSSDIQIDDRPFAAAIYLKSFVIAVDTLQKSRFSQSLTLGLIGPGAFGKEMQTEIHRLIENKTPGGWDNQIQNDLVLNYRIGHEKQLFNYKDIAILNAVTSLQLGTLFTNASIGFNTTVGLLDNPFSRNTKPSKFKFYAFVQPTFNVVGYDATLQGGIFTNDNPYTISSKNMERFTAQIDYGLILKYRKLYLEYTRISITKEFSSGATANWGGFKLGFPFR from the coding sequence ATGAAAAATTACATTCTAATTCTAATACTGCTGCCAACAGTTTTGTTATGTCAAAAAATAGATAACCTTGCCTCCTACAGAGATATGGGTAGTGCTTACTATTTTAGGTTTAATTATGATAATGATTTCTTTGCTGCATCAGACAAAAATTACACACAAGGTTATAGTTTTGAATATGCAAATAACGGCTTAAAAAAAAATCCAGTAAACCATATTTTCTTTAAACCAAAAGCTAATAATTTCACCTACGGATTAGCATTGGAACACATAGGTTTTACACCCAGTAATTTTGTAAGTTCAGATATACAAATTGATGATAGACCTTTTGCAGCAGCAATCTATTTAAAGAGCTTTGTGATTGCAGTAGATACGCTTCAAAAATCAAGATTCTCTCAATCTTTAACTTTAGGACTTATTGGCCCTGGTGCTTTTGGTAAAGAAATGCAAACAGAAATCCATAGACTTATAGAGAACAAAACTCCCGGTGGTTGGGATAATCAAATTCAGAACGATCTAGTACTGAACTATAGAATTGGTCATGAGAAACAACTTTTCAACTATAAAGACATAGCTATTTTAAATGCAGTAACTTCATTGCAATTAGGTACTTTATTTACAAATGCATCTATAGGATTTAATACAACTGTAGGACTATTAGATAATCCGTTTTCAAGAAACACAAAACCTTCAAAATTTAAATTTTATGCCTTTGTGCAGCCAACCTTTAATGTTGTTGGTTATGACGCCACTTTGCAAGGTGGCATATTTACCAATGACAATCCATATACTATATCTTCAAAAAATATGGAAAGGTTTACCGCACAAATCGACTACGGACTTATTCTAAAATACAGAAAACTATACTTAGAATATACACGCATCTCTATTACCAAAGAATTCTCTTCTGGTGCTACTGCCAATTGGGGCGGATTTAAGCTAGGGTTTCCATTTAGATAG
- the rimO gene encoding 30S ribosomal protein S12 methylthiotransferase RimO, which yields MRTKTLKKNKINVVTLGCSKNVYDSEVLMGQLKANNKDVVHEEEGNIVVINTCGFIANAKEESVNTILEYVQKKEQGAVDKVFVTGCLSERYKPDLQKEIPNVDEYFGTSELPGLLKALEADYKHELIGERLTTTPKNYAYLKIAEGCDRPCSFCAIPLMRGKHKSKPIEYLVTEAEKLAAKGVKELILIAQDLTYYGLDIYKRRNLAELLEALVKVEGIEWIRLHYAFPAGFPMDVLDVMNREPKVCNYLDIPLQHISDRILKSMRRGTTEAKTTKLLKEFRAAVPEMTIRTTLIVGYPGETEEDFEILKNWVIAMRFERLGCFTYSHEENTHAYTLVDDVPEEVKQERANIIMEIQSQISWELNQKKVGETFRCIIDRKEGNYFIGRTEFDSPDVDNEVLIDATKHYVKQGEFVNVKIIEAADFDLYGEPVS from the coding sequence ATGAGGACAAAAACTCTTAAGAAGAACAAAATCAATGTAGTAACCCTTGGTTGTTCAAAGAATGTTTACGATTCAGAAGTACTCATGGGTCAATTAAAGGCCAACAACAAAGATGTTGTGCATGAAGAAGAAGGAAACATAGTTGTAATTAACACTTGTGGCTTTATTGCAAATGCCAAGGAAGAGAGTGTCAATACTATTTTAGAATATGTTCAAAAGAAGGAGCAAGGTGCTGTTGACAAGGTTTTTGTTACTGGTTGTTTAAGCGAACGTTATAAGCCAGACTTGCAAAAAGAGATACCTAATGTAGATGAGTACTTTGGTACCAGTGAGTTACCAGGTTTGCTGAAAGCTTTAGAAGCAGATTACAAACATGAGTTAATAGGGGAACGATTAACAACAACGCCTAAAAATTACGCTTATTTAAAGATAGCCGAAGGCTGCGATAGACCCTGTTCGTTCTGCGCTATTCCTTTAATGAGAGGAAAACATAAAAGTAAACCGATCGAATATTTGGTGACCGAGGCCGAAAAATTGGCGGCCAAAGGTGTAAAGGAACTAATTTTAATTGCCCAAGATCTTACGTATTACGGATTAGATATATATAAGAGGAGAAATCTTGCAGAGCTTTTAGAAGCTTTGGTGAAGGTTGAAGGTATTGAGTGGATACGTTTACATTATGCATTTCCAGCAGGTTTTCCAATGGATGTTTTAGATGTAATGAACAGAGAACCAAAGGTTTGTAACTATTTAGATATACCGTTACAGCATATATCTGACCGTATTCTTAAAAGTATGCGCAGAGGTACTACAGAGGCAAAAACTACTAAGTTACTTAAAGAGTTTAGAGCTGCTGTACCGGAAATGACTATTAGAACAACATTAATAGTTGGTTACCCTGGTGAAACAGAAGAAGATTTCGAGATTCTTAAGAACTGGGTAATTGCTATGCGTTTTGAGCGTTTGGGCTGTTTTACCTATAGCCACGAAGAAAATACACACGCGTATACTTTGGTAGATGATGTTCCTGAAGAGGTAAAACAGGAGCGTGCCAATATAATCATGGAAATACAATCTCAAATTTCTTGGGAATTGAACCAGAAGAAAGTTGGTGAGACTTTTCGTTGTATTATAGATCGTAAAGAAGGAAATTATTTTATAGGTAGAACAGAGTTTGATTCTCCGGATGTTGATAATGAGGTTTTAATAGATGCTACTAAGCACTACGTAAAGCAAGGGGAATTCGTAAATGTAAAGATTATAGAAGCGGCTGATTTTGACCTTTACGGTGAACCCGTTTCTTAA
- a CDS encoding serine hydrolase domain-containing protein, translating to MKFSQNFGLLILLLLNFSCSNESDTETEKIETPAVITPIPLETYFPPISRTDEWETISMKTLGWNEDKVADLYTYLDDNNTDAFLVLKDGRIVIEKYFGDFKQDDNHTWNSAGKPLTSMLTGIAQQEGLLAITDPTTRYLGEGWSSMNSEKELAITIENQLTMTTGLDYTVDDDFCTDPECLKYLNAPSTKWYYHNAPYTLIDDVIASATNKDFNSYFSEKIKEPIGMQGLFIEVGYNNVYFSTARSMARFGILNLNKGIWKGTTILSDQTYFNAMTNTSQELNLSYGYLYWLNGKSSFRVPGSEEEFTGSLIPNAPADLFAGLGLNDQKLYMVPSLDLIVIRMGDASNEELLGPTGFDNDLWGFINEIIE from the coding sequence ATGAAGTTTTCCCAAAATTTTGGCCTACTTATCTTATTGTTATTAAATTTTTCTTGTTCTAATGAATCGGATACTGAAACAGAAAAAATAGAAACACCTGCTGTTATAACGCCAATACCGTTAGAAACATATTTTCCTCCTATCTCCAGAACAGATGAATGGGAAACAATTTCAATGAAAACGCTAGGATGGAATGAAGATAAGGTAGCAGACTTATACACTTATTTAGATGACAATAATACCGATGCTTTTCTAGTCTTAAAAGATGGCCGAATTGTAATAGAAAAATATTTTGGTGATTTTAAACAAGATGATAATCATACATGGAATTCTGCAGGTAAACCATTGACTTCGATGCTAACCGGTATTGCACAACAAGAAGGTTTACTCGCTATTACGGACCCTACAACCCGCTATTTAGGCGAAGGATGGTCTAGCATGAATTCTGAAAAAGAATTAGCCATTACAATAGAAAATCAATTAACGATGACTACAGGTTTAGATTATACGGTTGATGATGATTTTTGTACCGACCCAGAATGTTTAAAATATTTAAATGCACCAAGTACCAAATGGTACTATCATAATGCGCCCTACACATTAATTGATGACGTAATAGCAAGTGCCACCAACAAAGATTTTAATTCATATTTCTCGGAAAAAATTAAAGAACCAATTGGTATGCAGGGTCTGTTTATAGAAGTTGGCTATAACAATGTATATTTTAGTACCGCTAGAAGCATGGCCCGTTTTGGAATCTTAAATTTAAATAAAGGAATATGGAAAGGTACCACCATACTTTCTGACCAAACCTATTTCAATGCCATGACTAATACATCTCAAGAATTAAATCTATCATACGGATATTTGTATTGGTTAAATGGAAAAAGTAGTTTTAGAGTACCTGGTTCTGAAGAAGAATTTACAGGTAGCCTAATACCAAATGCACCTGCTGACCTTTTTGCGGGATTAGGACTTAATGACCAAAAACTATATATGGTTCCTAGTCTAGATTTAATTGTAATACGTATGGGAGACGCTAGCAATGAAGAACTTCTAGGCCCTACAGGGTTTGACAATGACCTATGGGGCTTCATAAATGAAATTATAGAATAG
- a CDS encoding NAD(P)H-dependent oxidoreductase, which produces MTFRRIAEERYTTKMYNASKKISDGEIEDLKHILKLSPSSINSQPWSFTFVSHKETKDKLAEASFFNAPKIKNASHLVVFSVQDNLDEFERHVNENLAEGSINYYKHFVKGQPADKTINWLTNQVYLSLGFFLAACAVMKIDSTPMEGIEPEKYKDILQIENHKVLFSVAIGYRDDEDNNQPSVKSKSRLALKNVITSID; this is translated from the coding sequence ATGACTTTTAGAAGAATCGCTGAAGAACGGTATACCACAAAAATGTATAATGCTTCAAAGAAAATTTCAGATGGGGAAATTGAAGACTTAAAACATATCTTAAAACTAAGCCCTTCGTCCATTAACAGCCAACCTTGGTCATTTACATTTGTATCACATAAAGAAACTAAGGATAAATTAGCAGAGGCATCTTTCTTTAATGCTCCTAAAATTAAAAATGCAAGTCACCTTGTTGTTTTTAGCGTTCAAGATAATTTAGATGAATTTGAACGTCATGTAAACGAAAATTTAGCTGAGGGTTCAATAAATTATTATAAGCACTTTGTTAAAGGCCAACCTGCCGACAAGACTATTAATTGGCTTACAAATCAAGTTTATTTATCTCTTGGATTTTTCTTAGCGGCCTGCGCCGTAATGAAAATTGACTCGACACCTATGGAAGGTATTGAACCAGAAAAATATAAAGACATTCTACAAATTGAAAACCATAAAGTACTTTTTTCTGTAGCAATTGGGTATCGTGATGATGAAGATAACAATCAGCCTAGTGTAAAAAGTAAATCTCGATTAGCATTAAAAAATGTAATTACTTCAATTGACTAG
- a CDS encoding metallophosphoesterase — protein sequence MNRRKFIKKTFKWGAGLGVITGLYSWQIEPFWMEFVHVKMPLKNLPEELVGKTLMQISDIHIGNSFDYQYIIDSFKEAQELKPDFVVYTGDYVNYENHKQIQQLQEVLENVVTGTLGTIGVLGNHDYGKKYAEAPVARSITKCMEEAGVTILRNDAVEFNGLNFLGIDDLWGINFRPEEATKKYDENKPNIALCHNPDVCDLPIWNNFKGWVLSGHTHGGQVKPPFLPAPLLPVKNRKYTAGEIDLQDGRTLYVNRALGCLLQVRFNVRPEITNFELSKAV from the coding sequence ATGGGGAGCAGGTTTAGGTGTAATTACCGGATTATACAGTTGGCAAATTGAGCCGTTTTGGATGGAATTTGTGCACGTTAAAATGCCATTAAAGAATTTGCCAGAAGAACTTGTGGGAAAAACTTTAATGCAAATAAGTGATATACATATAGGTAATAGTTTTGATTACCAATACATCATAGATTCCTTCAAAGAAGCTCAAGAGTTAAAACCTGATTTTGTAGTCTATACGGGTGATTATGTAAATTATGAGAATCATAAACAAATACAGCAGTTACAAGAAGTTTTAGAAAATGTTGTTACTGGAACTTTGGGTACAATTGGTGTTCTTGGTAATCATGATTATGGTAAAAAATATGCCGAAGCACCGGTGGCAAGGAGTATTACAAAGTGTATGGAGGAAGCTGGTGTTACAATACTAAGAAATGATGCGGTGGAATTTAATGGACTAAATTTTTTAGGTATTGATGACCTGTGGGGTATTAATTTTAGACCAGAGGAAGCCACAAAAAAATATGATGAAAACAAACCTAATATAGCCTTGTGTCATAACCCCGATGTCTGTGATTTACCGATATGGAACAATTTTAAAGGATGGGTACTTTCAGGGCATACCCATGGAGGACAGGTGAAACCTCCATTTTTACCAGCTCCACTTTTACCTGTTAAAAATAGAAAATATACTGCAGGGGAGATAGATTTACAAGATGGAAGAACACTTTATGTTAATAGAGCCCTCGGTTGTCTACTTCAAGTCCGCTTTAATGTTAGGCCAGAGATTACAAATTTTGAACTTTCTAAGGCCGTATAG